In a genomic window of Rhopalosiphum maidis isolate BTI-1 chromosome 4, ASM367621v3, whole genome shotgun sequence:
- the LOC113548242 gene encoding aminoacylase-1-like, whose amino-acid sequence MFSKTKEDEAVSNFRKYLQIPTVHPSVDYSECVKFLQFQAESIGLPFKICYMAPKKPVVIITLHGQKPELQSVLLTSHMDVVPVYPEKWTYDPFSAYKDEQGNIYGRGAQDMKCVGIQYLEAIRRFKNNKLTLDRTIHVSFTPDEEIGGILGMAHFVKTDEFRSLNIGFTLDEGLASIDDVIPLYYGERTIWQFYIRSTGTPGHASLLHDNTAAEKLLFVVNKILNWRTEEKLKLSQGMDIGDVTSVNMTILDGGCQLNVVPPELSAGFDVRLALSTDRHAIENIITEWCHEAGEGVRLEVFKTNEQTTPTKLDDSNPWWLKFKSECEKMKLKLKPSICPGASDSRYIRLIGIPALGFSPMMYTPVLLHDHDEYLNENTFLNGIHIYYNIIKGLATA is encoded by the exons atgttttcaaaaacaaaagaaGATGAAGCAGTTtccaattttagaaaatatttacaaatacccACTGTCCACCCTAGTGTTGATTAca GTGAATGTGTCAAATTTCTACAGTTCCAAGCTGAAAGTATTGGACtaccatttaaaatttgcTATATGGCACCAAAAAAACCGGtagttataattacattacatGGACAAAAGCCTGAATTACAATCCGTGTTGCTTACATCTCATATGGACGTCGTACCAGTTTATCCA GAAAAATGGACATATGATCCATTTTCAGCTTACAAAGATGAACAAGGAAATATATACGGTAGAGGAGCACAAGATATGAAATGCGtcggtatacaatatttagaaGCAATaagaagatttaaaaataataagttaactcTTGATAGGACCATTCACGTTTCTTTCACGCCCg ATGAAGAAATAGGAGGAATTTTAGGTATGGCCCATTTTGTTAAGACCGATGAATTTCGTTCTTTGAATATTGGATTTACATTAGATGAAGGTTTGGCAAGTATAGACGATGTTATTCCTTTGTATTACGGCGAAAGAACCATTTGGc aattCTATATACGAAGCACCGGCACTCCAGGTCACGCCTCACTACTTCATGATAATACAGCTGCCgaaaaattgttattcgttgtaaataaaatattgaactgGAGGACAGaggaaaagttaaaattatcccAAGGTATGGATATCGGGGACGTTACATCTGTGAATATGACGATTTTGGATGGAGGATGTCAACTAAACGTTGTACCCCCGGAGCTTTCTGCTGGTTTCGATGTTCGATTGGCTTTAAGCACAGATCGCCATGCTATAGAGAATATCATAACTGAATGGTGTCACGAAGCTGGCGAAGGTGTACGGCTGgaagtttttaaaacaaatgaacAGACCACACCCACTAAACTAGATGATTCAAATCCTTggtggttaaaatttaaaagtgaatGTGAGAAAAT gaAGTTAAAACTAAAACCATCTATTTGTCCTGGGGCCAGTGATAGCAGATACATCAGACTA ATTGGTATTCCTGCTCTTGGATTCTCTCCAATGATGTATACACCTGTGCTTTTACACGATCACGATGAATACTTGAATGAAAATACGTTTTTGAAtggaattcatatttattataacataatcaaGGGTTTAGCAActgcataa
- the LOC113551944 gene encoding aminoacylase-1-like — protein sequence MAELLKIKKRKMAFNKDCDENEAVTNFREYLRIPTVHPDVDYSKCVEFLLRQAQSLNLPSNIYYMAPGKPIVVITWLGQKPELPSILLNSHTDVVPVYPECWTYDPFSAHKDKNGNIYARGSQDMKCVGIQYIETIRKYIKEKLVFDRTIHMSFVPDEETGGDLGMKLFVGSPEFASLNVGFALDEGLASSDDSFSVYYGERTLWHLQIKCSGTPGHGSLIHENTAGEKLQYIINKFMNWREHEKLRMKTCKLNVGDVTSINLTMLSGGCQVNVVPPELSVSFDVRLSIAVDPTTIENIVRKWCKEAGEGVSLEFINKSAFIQPTLLGPENPWWVTFKNECDKMNLKTKTYVFPGATDSRYIREVGIPALGFSPINNTPILLHDHDEFLNEKTFLDGIDIYYNIIKSLASV from the exons atg gctgaacttttaaaaatcaaaaaaagaaaaatggcTTTCAACAAAGATTGTGATGAAAATGAAGCTGTAACTAATTTTCGCGAATATTTACGTATTCCCACCGTTCACCCTGATGTTGACTata gTAAATGTGTTGAATTTCTATTGCGTCAAGCACAAAGTTTAAATCTtccatcaaatatttattatatggccCCTGGAAAACCAATAGTAGTTATAACATGGCTTGGACAAAAACCAGAACTTCCTTCTATACTACTTAACTCTCATACAGATGTTGTTCCAGTATAtcct GAATGTTGGACTTATGATCCATTTTCTGCACACAAAGATAAAAACGGAAACATTTATGCCAGAGGATCACAAGATATGAAATGTGTtggaatacaatatatagaaacaatacgaaaatatataaaagaaaaattagtttttgataGAACTATACATATGTCATTTGTGCCTg atgAAGAAACAGGTGGAGATTTGGGAATGAAATTGTTTGTTGGGTCACCTGAATTTGCATCATTAAATGTTGGTTTTGCATTAGATGAAGGATTAGCTAGTAGCGATGACAGTTTCAGCGTATACTATGGAGAGCGAACTTTATGGC atcttcaaataaaatgttctgGTACACCTGGACATGGTTCGTTAATACATGAAAATACAGCTGGAGAAAAGttacaatatatcataaacaaatttatgaatTGGAGGGAGCATGAAAAATTAAGGATGAAAACTTGTAAATTGAATGTTGGAGATGtaacatcaataaatttaacaatgttaAGTGGAGGATGTCAAGTAAATGTGGTGCCACCAGAGTTGTCAGTTAGTTTTGATGTAAGATTGAGTATTGCTGTAGATCCTACAACAATAGAAAACATTGTTAGAAAATGGTGTAAGGAAGCTGGTGAAGGTGTATCTTTAGAATTCATCAATAAAAGCGCATTCATTCAGCCTACACTACTTGGACCAGAAAACCCATGGTgggttacatttaaaaatgaatgtgataaaat gaatttaaaaacaaaaacatatgtATTTCCTGGTGCAACAGATAGTAGATATATTAGAGag gTTGGTATTCCAGCTTTAGGATTTtcaccaataaataatactccTATTCTTTTGCACGATCATGATGAATTTTTGAATGAGAAGACATTCCTGGATggcatagatatttattataatattattaagagtcTTGCATCtgtttaa
- the LOC113548746 gene encoding WD repeat-containing protein WRAP73-like: MNVLSLDYDACAFSTDGRYVASAVYNRLIVKTQPFTGPHVVATADHAIDSLQWNLASNLILCTEFSKGVVQVYDVRARKWIRTLRCGYFKFVAAEWIGRNNILLTLEFHMALAVFNLLKNSTVYIEIPKPIWPCAVFDSDGTHMFVVSKINGYEKLLMMSSQSLDRIIYVQDIIGPCNGLNKSPDNRYICVYNNIKLAILDFLSGNIIGSVEYISLNTVSWAPNSKYLALGCSLGDIVVLASSNEFNVEFKLSRSSLNEDYDFFVESNGILIKTNPSKTFINNVSAKISSIVWSFNCNYLSTYEVDSTFLCIWEKYKLICVVELSKKIKKMQWCPSENKLCVAYGTDLIFFWTEGQIPKLQTSPKLVDGVRVSIYGF, translated from the exons atgaacgtCCTATCATTAGACTATGATGCTTGCGCGTTTTCTACTGATGGTCGGTATGTGGCGTCCGCTGTTTACAACCGTCTGATCGTCAAGACACAACCGTTCACCGGTCCGCACGTCGTGGCCACAGCCGATCATGCCATTGACAGTCTGCAGTGGAACTTAGCATCTAATCTTATACTGTGTACAGAGTTCAGCAAAGGTGTGGTACAGGTGTACGACGTGCGTGCCCGAAAATGGATACGTACCCTTAGATGTGGCTATTTCAAGTTTGTTGCTGCCGAATGGATAGGCCGCAACAACATTTTGCTAACTCTTGAATTCCATATGGCTCTGGCTGTGTTTAATCTGTTGAAAAATTCCACTGTATATATTGAAATCCCCAAACCTATTTGGCCTTGTGCAGTATTTGATAGCGATGGAACACATATGTTTGTTGTCTCCAAGATAAATGGTTATGAGAAATTGCTAATGATGAGTTCTCAAAGTTTAGATAGGATTATTTACGTTCAAGATATAATAGGACCCTGTAATGGTCTAAATAAATCTCCAGATAATCGTTATAtctgtgtttataataatataaaattagcaaTTCTCGATTTTCTCTCTGGTAACATTATTGGTTCAGttgaatatatttcattaaacacTGTAAGTTGGGCacctaatagtaaatatttagctTTGGGGTGTTCCTTGGGTGACATTGTTGTATTAGCGTCTTCTAATGAGTTTAatgtagaatttaaattatctcgTTCTTCATTAAATGaagattatgatttttttgtagaaTCCAATGGAATATTGATCAAAACAAACCCTTCAAAAACTTTTATCAATAACGTTTCAGCAAAAATATCTTCTATTGTTTGGAGCTTTAATTGCAATTATTTGAGTACTTATGAAGTAGATTCAACATTTCTTTGTATTTGGGAGAAATACAAATTGATATGTGTAGTAGAATTatctaagaaaattaaaaaaatgcagtGGTGTCCatcagaaaataaattgtgtgtaGCCTATGGtacagatttaatttttttttggacaGAAGGACAAATTCCTAAATTACAGACTTCACCAAAGCTTGTTGATG GTGTAAGAGTATCTATTTAtgggttttaa